Proteins encoded by one window of Enterococcus faecalis:
- a CDS encoding tetratricopeptide repeat protein, whose translation MSYSEKMVQALQAENLAEAQLMFEEALKKDDENTLADLGETLLSLGFLEEAKQIFQQLLEQFPDADGLNIPLAEIAIENNEIDDAFIYLEKIPETSDSYIQSLLVTADLYQVLGISEVSEAKLKEAANLMPEEPLIQFALGELYFTNGQFVEAITRYQSIVESGTAQISAISLNERLGSSYSMLGDFEEAVPYLEAAVKEEQTDDRLFQLAFTYLQLHENQKAIALFQQLKTLNPHYQSLYLYLAEALQEEEQLEEAKAVIEEGIAENPFQVELYQFASENAYRLHDIAGAENWLLKALELGEKTDESRLTLSNLYLTEERFEEVITILNDLEETDHPYAEWNLAKAYNELEDFAVAKVHYEQAAQELSHEPEFLKEYALFLREEGELEKAKHLLYHYLEHEPGDVDMQSVLADMEER comes from the coding sequence ATGTCATATAGTGAAAAAATGGTTCAAGCATTACAAGCTGAAAATTTAGCAGAAGCACAGTTAATGTTTGAAGAAGCATTAAAGAAAGATGATGAAAATACCTTAGCTGATTTAGGGGAAACGTTATTATCTTTAGGTTTTCTAGAAGAAGCCAAACAAATTTTCCAACAATTGTTGGAACAATTTCCCGATGCAGATGGCTTAAACATTCCATTAGCAGAAATCGCCATTGAAAATAATGAAATAGATGACGCATTCATCTATTTAGAAAAAATTCCAGAAACTAGTGACAGTTATATCCAAAGTCTCTTAGTCACTGCGGATTTGTACCAAGTTTTAGGGATTTCAGAAGTCAGTGAAGCGAAATTAAAAGAAGCAGCCAATCTTATGCCAGAAGAGCCGTTAATTCAATTTGCTTTGGGAGAACTATATTTTACAAATGGTCAATTTGTTGAGGCTATTACTCGTTATCAAAGCATTGTAGAAAGTGGGACAGCGCAAATCTCTGCTATTTCCTTGAATGAACGCTTAGGAAGTAGTTACAGCATGTTAGGTGATTTTGAAGAAGCAGTTCCTTATTTGGAAGCCGCGGTCAAAGAAGAACAAACAGACGATCGTTTATTCCAGTTAGCTTTCACTTATTTACAGTTACATGAGAATCAAAAAGCCATTGCGTTGTTCCAGCAATTAAAAACACTAAACCCACATTATCAATCACTTTATCTATATTTAGCGGAAGCGCTCCAAGAAGAAGAGCAATTAGAGGAAGCAAAAGCGGTGATCGAAGAAGGAATTGCTGAAAATCCCTTCCAAGTAGAGTTATACCAATTTGCCTCTGAAAATGCCTATCGTTTACACGACATTGCTGGTGCTGAAAACTGGTTGTTAAAAGCTTTGGAATTAGGTGAGAAAACAGATGAAAGTCGTTTGACCTTAAGTAATCTCTACCTCACGGAAGAGCGTTTTGAGGAAGTAATTACTATCTTAAATGATTTAGAGGAAACGGATCATCCTTATGCTGAATGGAATTTAGCAAAAGCGTACAACGAATTAGAAGACTTTGCCGTCGCTAAAGTTCATTATGAACAAGCAGCGCAAGAATTGTCTCACGAACCAGAATTTCTAAAAGAATACGCATTGTTCTTACGAGAAGAAGGCGAACTTGAAAAAGCAAAACACTTGTTATACCACTATTTGGAACATGAACCTGGTGATGTCGACATGCAATCTGTGCTAGCAGATATGGAAGAAAGATAG
- a CDS encoding ReoY family proteolytic degradation factor translates to MFVSLSEKKKFLTWLVNTVPFGRREVLWILNYLLTHDAILNNVHFVENVEKTDRGIRVVADGLGKEPLLLFIQAQEFTDPEQIFHEIRMNWRKALYLECVFPEAWQTSQYLSVLEDNPFAPWNEQVDQEVARAIDQYFKQEEQTQRMALLKAQINDALETGNKEAFLELSDELNRLKQQ, encoded by the coding sequence ATGTTTGTTAGTTTATCAGAAAAGAAAAAATTTTTAACTTGGTTAGTGAATACCGTGCCTTTTGGAAGAAGAGAAGTACTGTGGATTTTAAATTACTTATTAACGCACGATGCGATTTTAAATAATGTTCATTTTGTTGAGAACGTAGAGAAAACCGATCGGGGGATCCGTGTGGTAGCGGATGGTTTAGGTAAGGAGCCGTTATTGCTTTTTATCCAAGCACAAGAATTTACAGATCCGGAACAAATTTTTCACGAGATTCGGATGAATTGGCGGAAAGCTCTTTATTTAGAATGTGTATTTCCAGAGGCTTGGCAAACGAGCCAGTATTTATCTGTTTTAGAAGACAATCCGTTTGCGCCATGGAATGAACAAGTGGATCAGGAAGTTGCCAGAGCGATTGATCAATACTTTAAGCAAGAAGAACAAACGCAACGAATGGCATTACTTAAAGCTCAAATTAATGATGCTTTAGAAACAGGCAACAAAGAAGCGTTTTTAGAATTATCCGATGAATTAAATCGTTTGAAGCAACAATAA
- a CDS encoding YitT family protein, with amino-acid sequence MEEQRFYFKDVLFIVLGSCIYAFGLVTFNIANDLAEGGVTGITLILRALFHFNPAYTTLLINIPLLLIGGKILGKRSLYYTLIGTVSLSVFLWFWQKFPVEINLDHDLLIAALLAGLAAGFGSGLVYRVGGTTGGTDVIARIFEKYFGISMGRSLLLFDVAVLLLSLTYIDVKRMMYTLIVSFVFSRVVDSVLDGAYAAKGILIVSNHSEEIGQSLMASLERGVTYLNGEGAYSQVEKRVLYTVVSPREIMEVKRIANEIDEKAFVSIINVHEAIGEGFTYAKPSKQRRFKLKQ; translated from the coding sequence ATGGAAGAACAAAGATTTTATTTTAAAGATGTGTTATTTATTGTATTAGGAAGCTGTATCTATGCCTTTGGTTTGGTTACTTTCAATATTGCCAATGACCTGGCCGAAGGTGGTGTCACGGGGATTACTTTGATTTTAAGAGCCTTATTTCATTTTAACCCAGCATATACGACATTATTAATCAATATTCCGCTCTTATTAATTGGTGGGAAAATTTTAGGCAAACGTTCCCTCTATTATACGCTAATTGGTACCGTGTCGTTATCGGTATTTTTGTGGTTTTGGCAAAAATTTCCTGTTGAAATTAATTTAGATCATGATTTATTGATTGCTGCTCTCTTAGCTGGTTTGGCCGCAGGATTCGGTAGTGGCCTTGTTTACCGCGTAGGCGGAACCACTGGTGGGACCGACGTCATTGCCCGCATTTTCGAAAAATACTTTGGGATTAGCATGGGCCGCTCGTTGTTACTTTTTGATGTTGCAGTCTTACTCCTCTCGTTGACCTATATTGATGTCAAACGAATGATGTATACTTTAATTGTGTCCTTTGTTTTCAGTCGTGTTGTTGATTCTGTACTCGATGGAGCCTATGCTGCGAAAGGAATTTTAATTGTTTCCAATCATTCCGAAGAAATCGGTCAAAGTTTAATGGCTTCTTTAGAACGTGGGGTAACATATTTAAATGGTGAAGGTGCTTATTCACAAGTGGAAAAACGGGTTCTCTACACGGTAGTCAGTCCTCGAGAAATAATGGAAGTCAAACGGATTGCTAATGAAATAGATGAAAAAGCCTTTGTGTCCATCATTAACGTACATGAAGCAATTGGCGAAGGCTTTACTTATGCAAAACCCAGCAAACAACGGCGTTTTAAATTAAAACAATAA
- a CDS encoding nucleotide pyrophosphohydrolase, protein MSESEQRSLQSMQTEVDDYIQQFKTGYFSPLGQMARLTEEVGELAREVNHYYGEKQKKADEKPKTVSEELGDVFFVLISMANSLEIDLTEVFEENMAKFNKRDRYRFERKDGKTHD, encoded by the coding sequence ATGTCAGAATCAGAACAACGTAGTTTGCAATCGATGCAAACGGAAGTTGATGATTATATTCAACAGTTTAAAACAGGCTATTTTTCACCATTAGGACAAATGGCTCGTTTGACGGAAGAGGTCGGAGAATTAGCCCGTGAAGTCAATCATTATTATGGTGAAAAACAGAAAAAAGCAGACGAAAAACCAAAGACAGTATCAGAGGAACTTGGAGATGTCTTTTTTGTATTGATTAGCATGGCAAATTCTTTAGAGATTGATTTAACCGAAGTTTTTGAAGAAAATATGGCCAAATTTAACAAGCGGGATCGCTATCGCTTTGAAAGAAAGGATGGGAAAACACATGATTAA
- the dapB gene encoding 4-hydroxy-tetrahydrodipicolinate reductase, whose amino-acid sequence MIKIIVAGFKGRMGSTATQMVLETADFELVGVYDPHEAQETVSFNDETAIPVFQRLEEVLAVNPDVWIDFTVPEAAYPNTRFALEHGMAPVVGTTGFTEEQINELTNLSREKAIGGLIAPNFAIGAVLMMQFAQKAAQYFPDVEIIELHHDNKLDAPSGTAIKTAEMIQEVRPAKKQGNPQEVESIPGARGADFEGLRIHSVRLPGLVAHQQVQFGSVGEGLTIRHDSYDRRSFMTGVALACRQVVQRTELLYGLEQML is encoded by the coding sequence ATGATTAAAATAATTGTCGCTGGGTTTAAAGGACGGATGGGCAGTACTGCTACACAAATGGTCTTAGAAACCGCAGACTTTGAATTAGTAGGTGTGTATGATCCTCATGAAGCACAAGAAACTGTTTCTTTCAATGATGAAACAGCAATTCCCGTTTTTCAGCGCTTAGAAGAAGTCCTAGCTGTCAACCCAGATGTTTGGATTGATTTTACGGTTCCTGAAGCCGCCTATCCAAATACACGTTTTGCGTTGGAACATGGTATGGCGCCAGTTGTTGGGACGACAGGCTTTACGGAGGAACAAATCAACGAATTGACAAACCTATCTCGAGAAAAAGCCATCGGCGGCTTGATTGCGCCAAATTTTGCAATTGGGGCAGTTTTAATGATGCAATTTGCCCAAAAAGCGGCGCAGTATTTTCCAGATGTGGAAATCATTGAATTACATCATGATAACAAATTGGATGCACCGAGCGGAACGGCTATAAAAACTGCAGAAATGATTCAAGAAGTTCGGCCAGCAAAAAAACAAGGGAATCCGCAAGAGGTAGAATCAATACCAGGGGCACGCGGGGCTGATTTCGAGGGTCTGCGAATCCATAGTGTCCGCTTACCTGGTTTAGTGGCACACCAACAAGTCCAATTTGGCAGTGTAGGTGAAGGGCTCACTATTCGGCATGATTCTTATGATCGGCGTTCCTTCATGACAGGAGTAGCGTTAGCTTGTCGGCAAGTGGTACAGAGAACAGAACTACTTTACGGATTGGAACAGATGCTATGA